From the Rhodococcus sp. NBC_00297 genome, one window contains:
- a CDS encoding UDP-N-acetylmuramate dehydrogenase, with the protein MTSSPLQSATAPETGDPGSATAAHRPVSFADLTTIHVGGPVGRLVEATTSQELVDAVRSADAAGTPVLVIGGGSNLLVGDDGFDGTVVRVATSGLRVEGTRMHVDAGVEWDLVVRTALDHGLAGIEALSGIPGSTGGTPVQNVGAYGASTSDWLESVTVLDRESGEVEVWDNARCGFGSHRSSAFKYTDRYVVVDVTFALRRSDESAPVRYAALAERLGVRIGESVSAREVRDAVIALRTDRGMVWDEAEHDSWSVGSFFLNPIVSSVPPEALGSPQFTDPKGIKLSAAWLIEHAGFSRGYGERVGTGRATLSTRHVLAVTNRGGASAADVTALASHVRAGVQEKYGITLTPECRLVNCTLD; encoded by the coding sequence GTGACGAGCAGTCCCCTCCAGTCCGCGACGGCTCCGGAGACCGGCGATCCCGGCTCCGCGACGGCCGCGCACCGCCCCGTGTCCTTCGCCGACCTCACCACGATCCACGTCGGTGGCCCCGTCGGACGTCTCGTCGAGGCGACCACCTCGCAGGAGCTCGTCGACGCCGTACGCAGCGCCGACGCGGCCGGAACTCCGGTGCTCGTCATCGGCGGCGGCTCGAACCTGCTGGTCGGAGACGACGGTTTCGACGGCACCGTCGTCCGCGTCGCGACGTCCGGGCTCCGGGTCGAGGGCACCAGGATGCACGTGGACGCCGGAGTCGAGTGGGATCTGGTCGTCCGCACCGCGCTCGATCACGGGCTCGCCGGCATCGAGGCACTCTCCGGCATCCCGGGCAGCACCGGCGGAACGCCCGTGCAGAACGTCGGCGCGTACGGCGCCTCCACCTCGGACTGGCTCGAGTCGGTGACGGTGCTCGACCGGGAGAGCGGGGAGGTCGAGGTGTGGGACAACGCACGCTGCGGATTCGGCTCGCACCGCTCGTCGGCCTTCAAGTACACCGATCGCTACGTCGTGGTGGATGTCACGTTCGCGCTCCGACGCAGCGACGAGTCGGCGCCGGTGCGTTACGCGGCGCTCGCCGAGCGGCTCGGCGTGCGCATCGGAGAGAGCGTCTCGGCGCGCGAGGTGCGCGATGCCGTGATCGCTCTGCGGACCGATCGCGGCATGGTGTGGGACGAGGCGGAGCACGACTCGTGGAGTGTCGGGTCCTTCTTCCTGAACCCGATCGTGTCGTCCGTACCGCCCGAGGCACTCGGATCGCCGCAGTTCACGGACCCGAAGGGCATCAAGCTCAGTGCTGCCTGGCTCATCGAGCACGCCGGGTTCTCCCGCGGGTACGGCGAGCGCGTCGGCACCGGACGGGCCACCCTCTCCACCCGCCACGTCCTGGCCGTCACCAACCGGGGCGGCGCGAGTGCAGCGGACGTCACCGCCCTCGCGTCACACGTGCGCGCGGGTGTGCAGGAGAAGTACGGCATCACGCTGACCCCCGAGTGTCGCCTGGTGAACTGCACGCTCGACTGA
- a CDS encoding L,D-transpeptidase translates to MQGRTPYAAVLAVLALVIALVAGCSGTPGSSESAAPTTEAAPVAAVTYAPAAGATDVSPTAPISVSVANGTFEAVSLTTADGRAVAGTLDPAKTTFTVTEPLGYNAVYTWAGTAVGSDGKPVPVEGTLGTVAPQSITSVSTNIGDGQEVGVAAPIILKFDDAIVDKKAVEKALTVTTNPPTAGSWAWLPDDGGSRVHWRPQNYWAPGTTVDVSAKLYGVNYGGGAYGDSDVTVNFTIGRSQVVVADATSHRMQVVRDGQTVMDIPVSYGEGNEDRNVTRSGIHVVTEKYEDFLMSNPPYYENVRERWATRISNNGEFIHANPLTTGVQGSSNVTNGCINLSTEDAQTYFQMAVYGDPVEVTGTRIDLSAADGDIYDWAIDWPTWQSMSALTAA, encoded by the coding sequence ATGCAGGGGAGAACACCGTACGCAGCCGTCCTGGCCGTGCTGGCACTCGTGATCGCGCTGGTCGCGGGGTGCTCCGGCACACCCGGGTCCTCGGAGAGCGCCGCGCCGACCACCGAGGCCGCGCCCGTGGCGGCGGTGACCTACGCACCGGCGGCCGGTGCGACCGACGTCTCACCCACCGCTCCGATCTCCGTCTCGGTCGCGAACGGCACCTTCGAGGCCGTGTCGCTCACCACCGCCGACGGCCGCGCCGTCGCGGGAACGCTGGACCCGGCGAAGACGACGTTCACCGTCACCGAGCCCCTCGGGTACAACGCGGTCTACACGTGGGCAGGGACGGCAGTCGGCAGCGACGGCAAGCCGGTGCCGGTCGAGGGCACTCTCGGCACGGTGGCGCCGCAGTCGATCACGTCGGTCTCCACCAACATCGGTGACGGCCAGGAGGTCGGTGTCGCGGCGCCGATCATCCTGAAGTTCGACGACGCGATCGTCGACAAGAAGGCGGTCGAGAAGGCGCTGACGGTGACCACGAATCCGCCGACGGCCGGCTCGTGGGCCTGGCTGCCCGACGACGGCGGGTCCCGCGTGCACTGGCGTCCGCAGAACTACTGGGCCCCCGGCACCACCGTCGACGTGTCGGCGAAGCTCTACGGCGTGAACTACGGCGGCGGCGCCTACGGCGACTCGGACGTCACGGTGAACTTCACCATCGGTCGGAGCCAGGTCGTCGTCGCCGATGCGACCAGTCACCGCATGCAGGTGGTCCGCGACGGCCAGACCGTCATGGACATCCCGGTGAGTTACGGCGAGGGCAACGAGGACCGCAACGTCACGCGCAGCGGCATCCACGTCGTCACCGAGAAGTACGAGGACTTCCTGATGTCCAACCCGCCGTACTACGAGAACGTGCGGGAACGGTGGGCCACCCGCATCTCGAACAACGGCGAGTTCATCCACGCCAATCCGCTGACCACGGGAGTGCAGGGCTCGTCCAACGTGACCAACGGCTGCATCAACCTCTCCACCGAGGACGCGCAGACGTACTTCCAGATGGCCGTCTACGGTGACCCCGTCGAGGTCACCGGCACGCGCATCGATCTCTCGGCGGCGGACGGCGACATCTACGACTGGGCGATCGACTGGCCCACATGGCAGAGCATGAGCGCCCTGACTGCCGCGTGA
- a CDS encoding SDR family NAD(P)-dependent oxidoreductase, with product MTSVPTTPSTQTDRPTAVVTGASSGIGAATARTLAAGGYHVVVGARRVDRLEALAEEIDGTALALDVTDEDSVAAFTSVLPRVDVLVNNAGGAKGLAPILEADLDDWQWMWETNVVGTLRMTKALLPKLIESGNGLVVTITSIAAFETYDNGAGYTTAKHAQGVLHRTLRGELLGTPVRLTEIAPGAVETEFSLVRFDGDEEKAAKVYEGIDPLVAADIAEVIGFVASRPSHVNLDTIVVRPRDQAPNGRFSRRT from the coding sequence ATGACCAGCGTTCCGACGACACCGTCGACCCAGACCGACCGCCCCACCGCCGTCGTCACCGGAGCCAGCTCCGGGATCGGCGCCGCCACCGCGCGGACACTCGCCGCCGGCGGCTATCACGTGGTCGTGGGCGCCCGCCGCGTCGACCGCCTCGAGGCACTGGCCGAGGAGATCGACGGCACCGCCCTCGCCCTCGACGTGACCGACGAGGACTCCGTCGCGGCCTTCACCTCGGTGCTGCCGCGTGTGGACGTCCTGGTGAACAACGCGGGCGGCGCGAAGGGCCTCGCCCCGATCCTCGAGGCGGACCTCGACGACTGGCAGTGGATGTGGGAGACCAACGTCGTCGGCACGCTGCGCATGACCAAGGCGCTGCTACCCAAACTGATCGAGTCCGGCAACGGTCTCGTCGTGACCATCACGTCCATCGCCGCGTTCGAGACGTACGACAACGGCGCCGGATACACCACGGCCAAGCACGCACAGGGCGTGCTGCACCGGACGCTCCGCGGCGAACTGCTGGGCACGCCCGTCCGTCTGACCGAGATCGCTCCGGGCGCGGTGGAGACGGAATTCTCTCTCGTCCGCTTCGACGGGGACGAGGAGAAGGCCGCGAAGGTCTACGAGGGCATCGACCCGTTGGTGGCCGCCGACATCGCCGAGGTCATCGGCTTCGTGGCGTCCCGCCCCTCGCACGTGAACCTCGACACCATCGTCGTGCGCCCGCGCGATCAGGCCCCGAACGGCCGTTTCAGCCGTCGGACCTGA
- a CDS encoding TauD/TfdA dioxygenase family protein, whose product MKTVKLGANIGARIDDVQIGGDLPDEIVHEINEALLEHEVVFFRGQHHVDEKVQYAFAERLGIPTTPHPTVRSRGTRTLAIDSTYDKADSWHTDVTFVDRVPKASILRAVHLPPYGGTTTWASATAGYEQLPPAMKALAESLWAVHTNIYDYAATAAEKSVTSTAERYRAEFRSEYFEVEHPVVRVHPETGKRAILLGHFAKSFPGLSSKEFRALFELLQDRVTRLENTIRWSWELGDIAIWDNRSTQHYAVSDYDDQYRRLERITLAGDVPVSVQGEYSRVVAGDASGYSAIAS is encoded by the coding sequence ATGAAGACCGTGAAACTGGGCGCGAACATCGGCGCACGCATCGACGACGTGCAGATCGGCGGCGATCTCCCGGACGAGATCGTGCACGAGATCAACGAGGCGCTGCTCGAGCACGAGGTCGTGTTCTTCCGCGGCCAGCATCACGTGGACGAGAAGGTGCAGTACGCGTTCGCCGAGCGGCTCGGGATCCCCACCACCCCGCACCCCACGGTCCGGTCGCGCGGAACCCGCACTCTCGCCATCGATTCCACGTACGACAAGGCGGACAGCTGGCACACGGACGTGACGTTCGTCGACCGCGTGCCGAAGGCGTCGATCCTGCGGGCCGTGCACCTGCCCCCGTACGGCGGCACCACCACGTGGGCGTCGGCGACCGCCGGCTACGAGCAGCTGCCGCCCGCGATGAAGGCCCTCGCGGAGTCGCTGTGGGCCGTGCACACCAACATCTACGACTACGCGGCGACCGCTGCCGAGAAGTCCGTCACGTCGACGGCCGAGCGCTACCGCGCGGAGTTCCGCAGCGAGTACTTCGAGGTCGAGCATCCCGTGGTGCGCGTGCATCCCGAGACGGGGAAGCGCGCGATCCTGCTGGGCCACTTCGCCAAGTCGTTCCCGGGCCTCTCCTCCAAGGAGTTCCGCGCACTCTTCGAGCTGCTGCAGGACCGGGTGACCCGCCTGGAGAACACCATCCGGTGGTCGTGGGAGCTCGGCGACATCGCCATCTGGGACAACCGGTCGACCCAGCACTACGCCGTCTCCGACTACGACGACCAGTACCGCCGCCTCGAGCGCATCACCCTCGCGGGCGACGTTCCCGTCAGCGTGCAGGGCGAGTACTCGCGCGTCGTCGCCGGCGACGCGTCGGGCTACAGCGCGATCGCGAGCTGA
- a CDS encoding ROK family transcriptional regulator — translation MSAPTVLAQSSAPRTPGSAARSPYGRPHRPRPARVVAPELRVSDTPAAVVLRAVVQRGPVSRDVIVSATGISTATVNRHVSALIAAGLLRERADLSTSGAVGRPRVPVEVDHEGQCTLGVHIGATTTRIVAVDLRGTVLGGVEIATPSGPHAGALRSIAESAASFAARWHRRRILFVGVAIGGRVNVQKGTVDHPRLAWSDAPVGAVLGERLGAVVAVAPHVEAMAASELLLATESAPEDAGRSEAGGSVGGRPGTSLYFYAREMTGLALTIDGRVHTPAGGPGSIAHLPTGSDAVCDCGRTGCLEATVSDRAVVAAAQRAGLLDESERSIAAVYLAARTGSTVAQGLLNDRADALGRALALVHDVVNPDSVQVGGQAFTAYPAAMERVEAAFESSSSVATSRRVRVTSFGKRVQDHAAAAVSLGSLYADPVVTMRKIDAQR, via the coding sequence ATGTCTGCCCCCACCGTTCTCGCCCAGAGTTCTGCTCCTCGTACGCCGGGTTCCGCCGCGCGGTCCCCGTACGGACGTCCCCACCGGCCGAGGCCGGCGCGCGTCGTCGCGCCCGAACTGCGCGTCAGCGACACTCCGGCCGCCGTCGTCCTGCGCGCCGTGGTGCAGCGCGGCCCCGTGTCGCGCGACGTCATCGTCTCGGCCACCGGCATCAGCACCGCCACCGTCAACCGCCACGTCAGTGCGCTCATCGCCGCAGGGCTGCTGCGTGAGCGTGCCGATCTGTCCACGTCCGGCGCCGTCGGGCGTCCCCGCGTTCCGGTGGAGGTGGACCACGAGGGGCAGTGCACCCTCGGGGTGCACATCGGCGCGACCACCACGCGCATCGTCGCCGTCGACCTGCGCGGCACCGTGCTCGGCGGCGTCGAGATCGCCACACCCTCCGGCCCGCACGCCGGCGCACTGCGCTCCATCGCGGAGAGTGCCGCGTCCTTCGCCGCACGGTGGCACCGGCGCCGCATCCTGTTCGTGGGTGTCGCCATCGGTGGCCGCGTGAACGTGCAGAAGGGCACCGTCGATCACCCTCGCCTCGCCTGGTCCGACGCCCCGGTGGGCGCGGTCCTGGGCGAGCGGCTCGGTGCCGTGGTGGCCGTGGCGCCCCACGTCGAGGCGATGGCAGCGTCGGAGTTGCTGCTCGCGACGGAGTCGGCCCCCGAGGATGCGGGAAGGTCGGAGGCCGGTGGGTCTGTCGGCGGCCGGCCGGGTACGTCGCTGTACTTCTATGCGCGGGAGATGACGGGGTTGGCGCTGACCATCGACGGTCGGGTGCACACCCCCGCGGGCGGTCCGGGGTCGATCGCTCATCTACCGACCGGCTCGGACGCCGTGTGCGACTGCGGGCGTACGGGATGCCTCGAGGCGACCGTGAGCGATCGGGCCGTCGTGGCCGCGGCGCAGCGCGCCGGACTGCTGGACGAGTCGGAGCGTTCCATCGCTGCGGTGTACCTGGCGGCGCGCACGGGTTCCACTGTGGCACAGGGACTTCTGAACGACCGCGCCGATGCGCTGGGTCGCGCACTGGCGTTGGTGCACGATGTCGTCAACCCCGACAGCGTGCAGGTGGGCGGTCAGGCGTTCACCGCGTATCCGGCGGCGATGGAGCGCGTCGAGGCCGCGTTCGAGTCCTCCAGTTCGGTCGCGACGTCGCGGCGAGTGCGGGTCACCAGCTTCGGCAAGCGCGTGCAGGACCACGCTGCGGCGGCGGTGTCCCTGGGCTCGCTCTACGCCGATCCCGTGGTGACGATGCGGAAGATCGACGCTCAACGCTGA
- a CDS encoding mycothiol-dependent nitroreductase Rv2466c family protein, with translation MTAPDLRFYFDPVCPFAWMTSRWVRLVQAQRDYIVDWSFISLRQLNAHIDYATHFPPEYEAGHTAGLRLLRAAASVRAEHGREAMGPLYAALGARIFDAEPVPDEAGAHAHRGTAEFLAPILAGLGLPEHHVRALDDTSFDEEIQASTDEALSLTGKDVGTPIIHVEPPEGVAFFGPVISRLPSDDDAVELWDHVVGLARFPGFAELKRSLRELPQLRALGVSEDEAGVQQDWHGGSRRRKK, from the coding sequence ATGACAGCACCCGATCTCCGGTTCTACTTCGACCCGGTGTGCCCGTTCGCCTGGATGACCAGCAGGTGGGTCCGCCTCGTCCAGGCGCAACGGGACTACATCGTCGACTGGAGCTTCATCTCCCTGCGACAACTCAACGCGCACATCGACTACGCGACGCACTTCCCGCCGGAGTACGAGGCGGGACACACTGCGGGGCTCCGGCTGCTCCGGGCTGCCGCGAGCGTGCGGGCCGAGCACGGCCGGGAGGCGATGGGCCCGCTGTACGCCGCGCTCGGCGCGCGGATCTTCGATGCGGAGCCGGTGCCCGACGAGGCCGGTGCTCACGCGCACCGCGGAACGGCCGAGTTCCTCGCACCGATCCTCGCCGGCCTCGGCCTGCCCGAGCATCACGTCCGGGCACTGGACGACACGTCGTTCGACGAGGAGATCCAGGCGTCGACCGACGAGGCGCTGTCGCTCACGGGCAAGGACGTCGGAACACCGATCATCCACGTCGAGCCGCCCGAGGGCGTGGCGTTCTTCGGCCCGGTCATCAGCCGGCTCCCGTCGGACGACGACGCGGTGGAGTTGTGGGACCACGTCGTGGGACTGGCACGGTTCCCGGGATTCGCGGAGCTGAAGCGCAGTCTGCGGGAGCTACCCCAGCTGCGGGCTCTCGGTGTGAGCGAGGACGAGGCGGGCGTGCAGCAGGACTGGCACGGCGGTAGTCGGCGCCGGAAGAAGTAG
- a CDS encoding alkane 1-monooxygenase produces MTETHQRSISPKTGEWRDLNRYYWPWALIAPMLPLISVGIVFGLQWWAPGVSQVAWWSGPLFLYVVVPIADRIVVPFDENPPEDLVESLEADFWYRGCVYAYIPMQFFGIGLSSHLLTADDLSWLGLENGLSLASKIGVALTIGLVGGIGINTAHELGHKRVEYEQWLSRIVLAQSFYGHFYVEHNRGHHVRVATPEDPASSRLGETLWQFYPRSVLGGFRSGWALERDRLHRTGKRTFSFSNANLTAWLMSLALWGALVGVFGVELLPFLVLQAVYGISLLEAVNYLEHYGLLRRTKENGRYERCTPEHSWNSDYAVSDIFLYHLQRHSDHHANPTRRYQVLRSMPESPQLPAGYAPLILVSYFPFLWRALMDKRVVAHYDGDLRRSNIQPAKREKYLAKFPAPTR; encoded by the coding sequence GTGACCGAAACACACCAGCGCTCCATCTCGCCGAAGACGGGCGAATGGCGTGACCTCAACCGGTACTACTGGCCGTGGGCTCTCATCGCTCCAATGCTTCCGCTCATCTCCGTGGGCATCGTCTTCGGACTGCAGTGGTGGGCACCGGGAGTGTCACAGGTCGCGTGGTGGTCGGGTCCCCTGTTCCTCTACGTCGTGGTCCCCATCGCGGATCGCATCGTCGTCCCGTTCGACGAGAATCCGCCCGAGGATCTGGTCGAGTCTCTCGAGGCCGACTTCTGGTATCGCGGCTGCGTCTACGCCTACATCCCCATGCAGTTCTTCGGCATCGGGCTGTCGTCCCATCTACTGACGGCCGACGACCTCTCGTGGCTCGGGCTCGAGAACGGCCTGTCACTCGCCTCGAAGATCGGCGTGGCGCTGACCATCGGACTCGTCGGCGGCATCGGCATCAACACGGCCCACGAGCTCGGTCACAAGAGGGTCGAGTACGAACAGTGGCTCTCGCGCATCGTGCTCGCGCAGAGCTTCTACGGGCACTTCTACGTCGAACACAATCGCGGGCATCACGTCCGGGTCGCCACTCCGGAGGATCCGGCGAGCTCGCGTCTCGGTGAGACCCTGTGGCAGTTCTACCCCCGCAGCGTTCTCGGCGGATTCCGTTCCGGGTGGGCACTCGAGCGTGATCGTCTGCACCGCACCGGGAAGCGCACCTTCTCCTTCTCGAACGCGAATCTCACCGCCTGGCTCATGAGCCTCGCCCTGTGGGGTGCGCTGGTCGGCGTGTTCGGTGTCGAACTGCTGCCGTTCCTGGTTCTGCAGGCGGTGTACGGGATCTCGCTGCTCGAGGCCGTCAACTACCTCGAGCACTACGGGCTGCTGCGGCGCACCAAGGAGAACGGACGCTACGAGCGCTGCACTCCGGAACACAGCTGGAACAGCGACTACGCCGTCTCCGACATCTTCCTCTACCACCTGCAACGACACAGCGACCATCACGCCAACCCCACGCGCCGGTACCAGGTGCTGCGGAGCATGCCCGAATCTCCGCAGCTCCCAGCGGGTTACGCGCCACTGATCCTCGTGTCGTACTTCCCGTTCCTGTGGCGGGCGCTGATGGACAAGCGCGTGGTCGCGCACTACGACGGCGACCTCCGGCGCTCCAACATCCAGCCCGCGAAGCGGGAGAAGTACCTCGCGAAGTTCCCCGCGCCGACGCGGTAG